In Gulosibacter molinativorax, a single window of DNA contains:
- a CDS encoding alpha/beta hydrolase, with the protein MKRRLAIGGAMVGAAGAALGWTIARKLTTPVGPRRFKLTLRSVEVNGDRQLLLLDRTCDTEAPGTYNLWFERGGWAQLGNEVEDRGQNQVARALVGVSPGLTPRAGDRVSWSGIYYATPADAGLDARDISIVTPVGSAPAWRVDGDLSTWAIHVHGLGSPRAGTLRGVQVATELGLTSLVVSYHNDGEGPTAGRGRSTLGATEVEDIEAAIGYAVRRGAERIVLFGWSMGAAIALQVAHRSDYAPLVVGLVLDSPVLDWVEVIKANCKRAGLPGGAGLLAVPWLTLGTLARLLGLPVRIPLREFDWVTRAEELAVPKLILHGSHDDSVPIRLSSVLAERRKDLVQLEVFDAGHTLAWNSDSQRWKSSVSTWLSEGPLAGIRRPER; encoded by the coding sequence ATGAAGCGGCGGCTCGCGATCGGCGGTGCTATGGTCGGTGCTGCTGGTGCAGCCCTGGGATGGACGATCGCGCGGAAGCTAACAACACCAGTCGGGCCACGCCGTTTCAAGCTGACCTTGCGCAGCGTTGAGGTCAATGGTGATCGCCAACTTCTTCTGCTCGACCGTACTTGCGATACCGAAGCGCCCGGCACCTACAATCTCTGGTTTGAACGCGGCGGATGGGCGCAACTCGGCAACGAAGTCGAGGATCGTGGTCAGAACCAAGTCGCGCGCGCCCTCGTGGGAGTGTCACCAGGGCTCACGCCGCGAGCTGGTGATCGAGTCTCGTGGAGCGGCATCTACTACGCCACACCCGCCGATGCCGGGCTCGATGCCCGCGACATCTCGATCGTGACGCCGGTGGGCTCGGCGCCTGCATGGCGCGTCGACGGTGATCTGTCCACCTGGGCGATTCACGTCCACGGACTTGGCAGCCCCCGAGCGGGCACACTCCGTGGCGTACAGGTCGCGACGGAACTAGGACTCACGTCACTCGTGGTGAGTTACCACAACGATGGGGAAGGGCCCACCGCGGGACGTGGTCGGTCCACACTTGGCGCCACCGAAGTCGAAGACATTGAGGCAGCGATCGGATACGCGGTTCGCCGTGGAGCAGAACGGATCGTGCTGTTCGGCTGGTCTATGGGAGCTGCGATCGCACTGCAGGTTGCGCATCGGTCTGACTATGCACCACTGGTAGTGGGACTTGTCCTCGATTCGCCGGTGCTCGACTGGGTGGAGGTCATCAAGGCAAACTGCAAGCGCGCTGGGCTCCCGGGTGGCGCTGGTCTGCTTGCCGTTCCGTGGCTCACCCTCGGCACGCTCGCCCGACTACTGGGGTTGCCTGTTCGCATCCCGCTACGAGAATTCGACTGGGTGACCCGCGCCGAGGAACTCGCCGTGCCGAAACTCATCCTTCACGGCAGTCACGATGACTCGGTACCGATCAGATTGTCGTCGGTGCTCGCAGAACGTCGTAAGGACCTGGTGCAGTTGGAAGTATTCGACGCCGGGCACACGCTGGCCTGGAACTCGGACTCTCAGCGATGGAAATCTTCTGTCTCGACTTGGTTG
- a CDS encoding IS1182 family transposase — MQGRDDGQRQLLDVGAFAGHMLPVGSVFAFLAEHRHELFPDDAFADLFPSGRGRPSTPADVIASVMVLQTLHSLSDRETAEAVTFDLRWKAACGFGLTETSFHPTVLTYWRRRLAASTRPHRIFEAVAEVIARSGALSGRKRRALDSTILDDAVARQDTVTQLVAQIRRVGREIPGADTIVAGLPGHDYAQPGKPDIAWDDKAARDDLVSRLVTDALALLAAIDTTMLTEPQQETVALLALVAGQDVEPAEGSDGTDGRWRIARKVAPDRVISTVDPDTRHAHKSREKKQDGFKAHIAIEPDTGLVTAAALTKASGAQNSDAVRGVELVAADTSIGSDMVEVLGDSAYGSGDLLAQVTAAGHVPIIKPMPLSRAVPGGFTIDDFTIDEANRAVICPAGITRSITSKRTVTFGAACAGCPLRAQCTTAARGRKMVLHPQQEIQREHRARALHPDFQSVYRQHRPMVERSIAWMTRGARRVPYRGVVKNNAWWLNRAAGINLKRLLTLGLSSQNGVWVLG, encoded by the coding sequence ATGCAGGGTCGTGATGATGGTCAGCGTCAGTTGTTGGATGTCGGTGCGTTCGCCGGTCACATGTTGCCGGTTGGGTCGGTGTTCGCGTTCCTGGCCGAGCACCGGCACGAGTTGTTCCCCGATGACGCGTTCGCGGACTTGTTTCCCTCGGGCCGTGGACGCCCGTCGACGCCGGCGGACGTGATCGCTTCGGTGATGGTGTTGCAGACGTTGCACTCGTTGTCGGACCGGGAGACAGCGGAAGCAGTGACGTTTGATTTGCGTTGGAAAGCGGCGTGTGGTTTCGGATTGACGGAAACGTCGTTCCATCCGACGGTGTTGACCTATTGGCGCCGCCGCCTGGCCGCGAGCACACGCCCGCACCGTATTTTCGAGGCGGTGGCTGAGGTCATTGCGCGGTCTGGGGCGCTCTCTGGTCGTAAGCGTCGGGCGTTGGACTCGACGATTCTGGATGATGCCGTTGCCCGCCAGGACACGGTGACGCAGTTGGTTGCGCAGATCCGGCGGGTCGGTCGGGAGATCCCGGGAGCCGATACGATCGTGGCCGGTCTGCCTGGCCATGACTATGCCCAGCCGGGGAAACCCGACATCGCTTGGGATGACAAAGCGGCCAGGGACGACCTTGTCTCCCGACTCGTAACCGACGCGCTGGCATTGCTCGCGGCGATCGACACGACCATGCTGACGGAGCCGCAGCAGGAGACGGTCGCGCTCCTCGCTCTCGTCGCAGGTCAAGACGTTGAACCGGCCGAGGGATCGGACGGCACGGACGGGCGCTGGCGGATCGCCCGGAAGGTCGCACCCGACAGGGTGATCTCGACCGTTGACCCCGACACTCGCCACGCACACAAGAGCCGGGAGAAGAAACAAGACGGCTTCAAAGCCCACATTGCGATCGAGCCCGACACCGGCCTGGTGACCGCGGCCGCGTTGACGAAAGCATCGGGGGCGCAGAACAGTGACGCGGTCCGCGGCGTCGAGCTCGTGGCCGCGGACACCAGCATTGGATCTGACATGGTGGAGGTCCTCGGCGATTCTGCTTATGGCAGTGGTGACCTCCTCGCGCAGGTCACCGCTGCTGGGCATGTTCCGATCATCAAGCCGATGCCGTTGAGCAGAGCCGTCCCGGGCGGGTTCACCATTGATGACTTCACCATCGACGAGGCCAACCGCGCCGTCATTTGCCCGGCGGGAATCACTCGATCGATCACCTCAAAACGCACGGTCACTTTCGGGGCGGCTTGCGCGGGTTGCCCGCTGAGAGCCCAGTGCACGACCGCCGCCCGCGGCCGCAAAATGGTGTTGCATCCACAGCAAGAAATTCAACGTGAACACCGGGCGCGCGCCCTGCATCCTGACTTTCAATCCGTCTATCGACAACACAGGCCCATGGTTGAACGCTCGATCGCGTGGATGACACGCGGGGCCCGCCGGGTTCCTTACCGGGGTGTTGTGAAGAACAACGCCTGGTGGCTGAACCGGGCGGCTGGTATCAACCTCAAACGGCTCCTCACTCTCGGCTTGAGTAGTCAGAACGGGGTCTGGGTTCTTGGATAA
- a CDS encoding DUF6545 domain-containing protein, producing MIQTLVAILMWVLVASLLVLRRGRPDRSITYASLTIAIAMTLNVDAIYLAVDPVFGGTNITTLLSDALLMIGLFFLGRAAMKAGEYRPRLVRAAVGRPALILALVTTTVLFFFIDRGASTATFMLDLGEQPVTAAYSMIGFTYCGIVLAAMLALASRQFRVATGIQRIPALLLLLGSTCGVGLAVVVLVMDVAHVAGHLELMRTFGEAYGPLSLLTFLFLCAGFAGQPVVRSLRERTRRAQIAQITGELEPLWQRATSVRPGLSSTDALGASLDDPEGRLHREVVEIRDAMIDPRVTFEVTPAEETLLGRC from the coding sequence ATGATCCAGACGCTCGTTGCGATCCTCATGTGGGTTCTCGTAGCGAGCCTGCTGGTCTTGCGACGCGGGCGCCCTGATCGCAGTATTACCTACGCATCCCTGACGATCGCGATCGCAATGACGCTCAACGTGGATGCGATCTACCTGGCCGTCGATCCGGTCTTCGGAGGAACGAACATCACGACTCTGCTTTCCGATGCGCTCTTGATGATTGGGCTGTTCTTCCTGGGCCGCGCGGCAATGAAGGCAGGTGAGTATCGTCCCCGGCTGGTGCGAGCCGCCGTTGGGCGCCCCGCGCTGATCCTTGCCCTGGTCACGACGACGGTGTTGTTCTTCTTCATTGACCGAGGCGCGTCGACCGCGACATTCATGCTTGACCTCGGTGAGCAACCGGTGACGGCTGCCTACTCAATGATCGGCTTCACGTACTGCGGCATCGTTCTTGCTGCCATGCTCGCGTTGGCGAGCCGTCAGTTCCGCGTCGCTACCGGGATCCAGCGCATCCCCGCACTTCTCCTACTCCTTGGCTCGACGTGCGGCGTGGGCTTGGCCGTCGTGGTCCTCGTAATGGATGTCGCACACGTCGCGGGTCACCTGGAACTGATGCGCACGTTCGGCGAAGCATACGGGCCGCTCTCGCTGCTCACTTTCCTGTTCTTGTGCGCCGGGTTCGCGGGGCAACCAGTGGTCAGGTCGTTGCGTGAACGCACCCGGCGCGCGCAGATAGCGCAGATCACGGGGGAGCTGGAACCGCTCTGGCAGCGGGCCACGAGCGTTCGCCCCGGGCTCAGCAGTACCGATGCCCTCGGCGCCAGTCTTGACGATCCTGAAGGACGATTGCATCGCGAAGTGGTTGAGATTCGTGACGCCATGATCGATCCACGCGTGACATTCGAGGTGACGCCTGCTGAAGAAACTCTCCTAGGACGCTGCTGA